One Granulicella sp. 5B5 DNA window includes the following coding sequences:
- a CDS encoding DUF4440 domain-containing protein has product MDLATHLIELERCLHTASTRQNAANLLSDDFREFGASGRIWDKPTMLVSLAAEEHYPITSDHFVFQELAPGLALLTYTATTPTRRSLRSSLWRLEDGHWRVLFHQGTVIPNP; this is encoded by the coding sequence ATGGACCTCGCCACGCACCTCATCGAGCTCGAACGCTGTCTCCACACAGCATCCACCCGCCAGAACGCCGCCAATCTTCTCTCCGACGACTTCCGCGAGTTCGGCGCCTCCGGCCGCATCTGGGACAAGCCCACCATGCTCGTCTCCCTCGCCGCCGAGGAGCACTACCCCATCACCAGCGACCACTTCGTCTTTCAGGAACTCGCTCCCGGCCTCGCGCTGCTCACTTATACGGCCACCACGCCCACGCGCCGCTCCCTGCGCAGCAGCCTCTGGCGTCTCGAAGACGGCCACTGGCGCGTCCTCTTCCACCAGGGCACCGTCATCCCTAATCCCTAA
- a CDS encoding thymidine kinase: MSHPAAQPGVPQPGVLEVITGPMFSGKSEELIRRLKRARIARQRVACYKPDIDLRYHRTAIASHSSQTHEAVTVATTDRLREHLYPQLAEVDVIGVDEAQFFDEHLIPLALELVALGKRVLMAGLDTTFSNEPFGPVPNLMALADKVTKLSAVCMVCGASAIHTQRLGSSQELVVVGAAGLYEARCRAHFHPAGDSPAQQLELTAQLELPSPVPLTKTG; encoded by the coding sequence ATGTCTCATCCCGCAGCCCAACCCGGCGTTCCGCAACCTGGTGTTTTAGAAGTCATCACCGGCCCCATGTTCTCCGGCAAGTCCGAGGAGCTGATCCGCCGCCTCAAGCGTGCGCGCATCGCTCGCCAGCGAGTCGCCTGCTACAAGCCCGATATCGACCTCCGCTACCACCGCACCGCCATCGCCAGCCACAGCTCGCAGACCCACGAAGCCGTCACCGTTGCCACCACCGACCGCCTCCGCGAGCACCTCTACCCGCAGTTAGCCGAGGTAGACGTCATCGGTGTAGATGAAGCCCAGTTCTTCGACGAGCACCTGATCCCGCTCGCCCTCGAGCTCGTCGCCCTCGGCAAGCGCGTCCTCATGGCCGGCCTTGACACCACCTTCTCCAACGAGCCCTTCGGCCCCGTCCCCAATCTCATGGCCCTCGCCGACAAGGTCACCAAGCTCTCCGCCGTTTGCATGGTCTGCGGAGCCTCAGCCATCCACACCCAACGCCTCGGCTCCTCGCAGGAGTTGGTCGTCGTAGGCGCCGCCGGTCTCTACGAAGCCCGCTGCCGCGCCCACTTCCACCCCGCCGGCGACTCGCCCGCCCAGCAACTGGAGCTCACTGCGCAACTGGAGCTGCCGTCGCCGGTCCCTCTCACTAAAACCGGGTGA
- a CDS encoding superoxide dismutase family protein → MRWSWLMMCGVAAGIATVGAAPMRAQDAAKPVPKEIKVPLKGVDGADDGYVTFKTVKKGVKVTVHLQNLAFGPHGVHVHQKPVCEPPDFKSAGGHFNPDGKHHGYMNMAGHHNGDLPSNVLVGEDHKGEASFVITSISLDRSAPNSLMLDGGTSVVVHEHADDEKSDPAGNAGNRVACGVIQY, encoded by the coding sequence ATGCGCTGGAGCTGGTTGATGATGTGCGGCGTGGCGGCGGGTATCGCTACCGTTGGTGCAGCGCCGATGCGGGCACAGGATGCGGCCAAGCCCGTTCCCAAGGAGATCAAGGTGCCGCTGAAGGGCGTCGATGGCGCCGATGATGGCTATGTGACCTTCAAGACGGTGAAGAAAGGTGTGAAAGTGACGGTACACCTGCAGAACCTGGCGTTTGGGCCGCATGGCGTGCACGTCCACCAGAAGCCCGTGTGTGAACCGCCAGACTTCAAGAGCGCTGGCGGGCACTTCAACCCGGATGGCAAGCACCACGGCTACATGAACATGGCAGGCCACCACAACGGCGATCTGCCCAGCAATGTGCTGGTGGGCGAAGACCACAAGGGCGAGGCGAGTTTTGTAATCACCTCGATCTCGTTGGACCGCAGTGCGCCGAACTCGCTGATGCTGGATGGCGGTACGAGCGTGGTGGTGCATGAGCATGCCGACGACGAAAAGAGCGATCCGGCTGGCAACGCGGGCAACCGGGTGGCGTGCGGGGTGATTCAATACTAG
- the hisH gene encoding imidazole glycerol phosphate synthase subunit HisH: MIAVIDYKAGNLTSVVKALKFLGADDVVVTQKPEDVLRAEKIVLPGVGHFQATQLLEDLRLTQAVREAVGKGAPFLGICVGLQWLYEGSTEAPETAGLGHFAGKCERFPAVETKLINGEKIAEELKSPHVGWNSLEDVRAESRLLRGIAPGSFVYYTHSWRAPLSADTAASTMYGGKFTAAVERGNVMGVQFHPEKSAETGLKVLRNFLEL; encoded by the coding sequence GTGATCGCTGTTATCGACTACAAAGCGGGCAACCTTACTAGCGTTGTGAAAGCGCTCAAGTTTCTTGGCGCGGATGATGTTGTCGTGACGCAGAAGCCTGAGGACGTGTTGAGGGCGGAGAAGATTGTGTTGCCGGGGGTGGGGCACTTTCAGGCTACTCAGTTGCTGGAGGATCTGCGGCTGACGCAGGCGGTGCGGGAAGCAGTTGGCAAGGGTGCTCCGTTTCTGGGGATCTGTGTTGGGTTGCAGTGGTTGTATGAGGGGTCGACGGAGGCTCCGGAGACGGCGGGGTTGGGGCATTTTGCTGGCAAGTGTGAACGCTTCCCTGCCGTTGAAACCAAGCTGATCAACGGAGAAAAAATAGCCGAGGAGTTGAAGTCGCCGCATGTGGGGTGGAACTCGCTGGAGGATGTGCGGGCGGAGTCGCGGCTGCTGCGTGGGATTGCGCCGGGGAGCTTTGTGTACTACACGCACAGCTGGCGTGCTCCGCTGAGTGCGGACACGGCGGCGAGCACGATGTATGGTGGCAAGTTTACGGCAGCCGTGGAGCGCGGGAATGTGATGGGTGTGCAGTTTCATCCGGAGAAGAGCGCGGAGACCGGGTTGAAGGTGTTGCGGAATTTTCTGGAGCTGTAG
- a CDS encoding glycosyltransferase 87 family protein translates to MPLLEAQLWSEGPDRFGDLWHYHALFQYLHTSAFFTSQDRFAYPAPLAVIYAWLYSFGERTHLVFNLLLASSAFLSAALFFHLLRTHRVATRNACALTLTLLLTSYPWHTLYDRGNLELFVYIGLAAGVWAYLRNRPMLAAVLWGCTGALKLYPLVVLLVLLHRKTLWAFVVGACSGAATLLASCWYVGPTVVAAMMGSVHGVAGFLGHYAGSARRSELNQDHTILGAIKEVLSLNMLHLGQNWPHLGMAYEATVLIVAPVIYLRWMRRLPLLNQLCLLLIALELLPPVSYDYTLIHSYLVVGIVTAAYLAAIQRGEVFPQAKTFFAAFAVLATSQTWIELRGMRVNGILKCAALLLICLLLLKIPLTIHLKAEGPATVK, encoded by the coding sequence GTGCCTCTTCTGGAGGCCCAACTTTGGTCGGAGGGGCCGGACCGCTTCGGAGACCTGTGGCACTATCACGCTCTCTTCCAATACCTGCACACCTCGGCTTTCTTCACCAGCCAGGACCGCTTCGCGTATCCCGCACCGCTCGCGGTGATCTATGCGTGGCTCTACAGCTTTGGTGAGAGGACACACCTGGTCTTCAACCTGCTGCTCGCCAGCAGCGCTTTCCTCTCGGCGGCCCTGTTTTTTCATTTACTGCGGACACACCGGGTAGCAACGAGAAATGCCTGCGCGCTCACCTTGACCCTGCTGTTGACAAGCTATCCGTGGCACACGCTATACGACCGCGGAAATCTGGAACTGTTTGTCTACATCGGCCTGGCCGCGGGCGTGTGGGCGTATCTCCGCAATCGCCCGATGCTCGCAGCCGTGCTGTGGGGATGTACGGGCGCCCTCAAACTCTATCCACTAGTAGTTCTACTGGTGCTCTTGCACCGCAAAACGCTGTGGGCCTTTGTCGTGGGTGCCTGCAGCGGTGCAGCCACGCTCTTAGCGTCTTGCTGGTATGTTGGCCCAACTGTTGTCGCCGCCATGATGGGAAGCGTGCATGGCGTCGCAGGTTTTCTGGGCCACTACGCCGGGTCAGCACGCCGCAGCGAGTTGAACCAGGACCACACAATCCTCGGCGCTATCAAAGAGGTTCTGTCGCTGAACATGCTGCATTTAGGGCAGAACTGGCCGCATCTCGGCATGGCCTATGAGGCGACAGTACTCATCGTCGCACCGGTGATCTACCTGCGCTGGATGCGTCGGCTGCCACTGTTGAACCAGCTATGCCTGCTGCTCATCGCATTGGAACTGCTGCCGCCTGTCTCTTATGACTACACGCTGATCCATAGCTATCTCGTGGTGGGGATCGTGACGGCTGCGTACCTTGCAGCCATACAGAGAGGCGAAGTCTTTCCGCAGGCGAAGACCTTCTTCGCAGCCTTCGCGGTTCTGGCCACCTCGCAAACCTGGATCGAGCTACGCGGTATGCGCGTGAACGGCATATTGAAATGCGCTGCGTTGCTATTGATTTGCCTGCTTCTGTTGAAGATTCCCCTTACAATACATTTGAAAGCGGAAGGCCCAGCTACCGTGAAGTAA
- the hisF gene encoding imidazole glycerol phosphate synthase subunit HisF: protein MLTKRVIACLDVRGGRVVKGIQFVDIVDAGDPAELAHRHAAAGADEIVLLDITATHEGRGTLIDTVKRTAATLFVPFTVGGGIRSAEDAEAVFTAGADKVSINSSAIARPELIGEIGASFGAQAVIVAIDARRGVNGVSDAEVYVAGGRKPTGRNVVEWAKEAEQRGAGEILLTSMDTDGMRNGFDCELTRAVSEAVQIPVIASGGAGSAAHFAEVFKAGKADAALAASIFHFGVTDSRALKAEVAAAGVPMRLPC from the coding sequence ATGCTGACGAAGAGAGTGATTGCGTGTCTGGATGTGCGCGGTGGGCGCGTGGTGAAGGGGATTCAGTTTGTCGATATTGTCGATGCGGGCGATCCGGCGGAGCTGGCGCACCGGCATGCGGCGGCGGGGGCGGATGAGATTGTGCTGCTGGATATTACGGCTACACATGAGGGGCGCGGGACGCTGATCGATACGGTGAAGCGGACGGCGGCGACGCTGTTTGTGCCGTTTACGGTGGGCGGCGGGATTCGCAGTGCCGAAGATGCTGAAGCGGTGTTTACGGCGGGTGCGGACAAGGTGTCGATCAACAGCTCGGCGATTGCGCGGCCGGAGCTGATTGGAGAGATTGGCGCGAGCTTTGGGGCGCAGGCTGTGATTGTGGCGATCGATGCTCGGCGTGGGGTGAACGGCGTTAGCGATGCTGAGGTGTATGTTGCCGGAGGCAGGAAACCAACGGGTCGCAATGTAGTTGAGTGGGCAAAAGAGGCGGAGCAGCGTGGTGCGGGCGAGATTCTGCTGACCTCTATGGACACTGACGGTATGCGCAACGGGTTTGACTGCGAGCTGACGCGCGCAGTGAGTGAGGCGGTGCAGATTCCTGTGATCGCGAGTGGTGGTGCGGGCAGCGCGGCGCACTTTGCCGAGGTGTTCAAGGCAGGCAAGGCGGATGCTGCGCTGGCGGCGAGCATCTTTCACTTTGGGGTTACGGATTCGCGGGCGTTGAAGGCGGAGGTTGCCGCGGCGGGGGTTCCGATGCGGCTGCCGTGCTGA
- a CDS encoding zf-HC2 domain-containing protein — protein sequence MTQFEGFGETPANCAVCEAMLPEAVDGTLTADEQRAFDTHVASCTHCAQELAEARRGAAWLSMLKSKTPEPPVGLLERILAETSGVAVPQAVAPEEFATPLMRDEAAHEWGTQGAAKAQGGWNRRWSETRVKLGEMFSLGNAAMLLQPRLAMTAAMAFFSLALTLNLMGVRVHDLRVADFTPSGIRRNLADAGASATRQFENMRVVYQMESRMNELNGNGQQ from the coding sequence ATGACTCAATTCGAAGGATTTGGTGAGACTCCGGCGAACTGCGCGGTGTGCGAGGCGATGCTGCCCGAGGCCGTGGACGGTACGCTGACGGCAGACGAGCAGCGGGCGTTTGATACCCACGTTGCCAGCTGCACGCACTGTGCGCAGGAGCTGGCTGAAGCCCGGCGCGGCGCGGCGTGGCTTTCGATGCTGAAGTCGAAGACGCCGGAGCCGCCGGTGGGCTTGCTGGAGCGCATCCTGGCGGAGACCTCGGGCGTGGCGGTGCCGCAGGCTGTGGCACCGGAAGAGTTCGCTACCCCACTCATGCGCGATGAAGCTGCGCATGAATGGGGCACCCAAGGCGCAGCGAAGGCGCAGGGCGGCTGGAACCGCCGGTGGTCCGAGACTCGCGTGAAGCTGGGCGAGATGTTCTCGCTGGGCAATGCAGCGATGCTGCTGCAGCCGCGCCTGGCGATGACGGCGGCGATGGCGTTCTTCTCACTGGCGCTGACACTGAACCTGATGGGCGTGCGAGTGCATGACCTGCGGGTGGCGGACTTTACGCCCAGCGGCATCCGGCGCAACCTGGCCGACGCCGGGGCGAGCGCGACAAGGCAGTTTGAGAACATGCGCGTGGTGTACCAGATGGAGTCGCGCATGAACGAGCTGAACGGAAACGGACAGCAGTAA
- a CDS encoding sigma-70 family RNA polymerase sigma factor, with the protein MRSSHELEPGPQDAGRSGGTAMAGQAGAVSPERTAAMAEQRELAELAARCLAGDAAAWEKLARTQHRRIYGICYRFTGSQSDAEDLTQEAFLKMYRNLASFDPAKGGFTTWLTTLTRNLLVDNYRRSRMERASDSLDETYDGEEDGMTRGDRLADTGKSQEQVVAGMELRMQIQEALKQVSPELREAVILRDLEDMDYKDIAEVLGVPQGTVKSRISRGRAELARLLKRIEGQVM; encoded by the coding sequence ATGAGGTCGTCCCACGAGTTGGAACCCGGGCCGCAGGATGCAGGACGCAGCGGCGGCACGGCGATGGCAGGACAGGCGGGAGCGGTGAGCCCGGAGCGGACGGCTGCGATGGCCGAGCAGCGCGAACTGGCCGAACTGGCCGCGCGGTGCCTGGCAGGCGATGCAGCAGCCTGGGAGAAGCTGGCCCGCACGCAACATCGCCGTATCTATGGCATCTGCTACCGGTTTACGGGTTCGCAGAGCGACGCCGAAGACCTGACGCAAGAGGCGTTTTTGAAGATGTATCGCAACCTGGCGAGCTTCGACCCCGCGAAGGGCGGCTTTACGACCTGGTTGACGACGCTGACCCGCAACCTGCTGGTGGACAACTACCGGCGGTCGCGGATGGAGCGCGCGTCCGATTCGCTGGACGAGACGTACGACGGCGAAGAGGATGGAATGACGCGCGGCGATCGCCTGGCCGATACGGGCAAGAGCCAGGAGCAGGTGGTCGCCGGAATGGAGCTGCGGATGCAGATCCAGGAGGCGTTGAAACAGGTTTCTCCGGAGCTGCGCGAGGCGGTGATTTTGCGCGATCTGGAAGATATGGATTACAAGGATATCGCTGAGGTACTGGGCGTTCCGCAGGGTACGGTGAAGAGCCGGATCAGCCGCGGGCGGGCAGAGCTCGCAAGGTTGTTGAAACGTATAGAAGGGCAGGTGATGTGA
- the pstS gene encoding phosphate ABC transporter substrate-binding protein PstS — MLLPKQHVIKASLVLSAAALAMSLTACKSSGNGANQNFVLNGAGSTFVYPVMSHWAQSYNDLHNNVQINYQSIGSGGGVQQVKNGTVDFGASDYALTDAQLAGMKPVLQVPETAGPVCITYNLPGLAKPLQLSSDAITGIFLGKITTWHDPILVKDNPGINLPNSKIVVAHRTDGSGTTAAFTTYLSAVSPEWKSKVGQGGAVNWPAGVGAKGSEGVTEQVRQFPGGIGYVELTYAQQNKLPIASVRNLAGNYVQPSTASTTAAIAAFSDQLSKDPRSPIVNPPASAAQAYPISILTFLLIPKDGTDQAKRTALKGFVQYIIGDGQATAGQLNYAPLPDGVKQYDQQTLNQMTVNGQPIP; from the coding sequence ATGCTTTTACCGAAGCAGCACGTCATCAAAGCCAGTCTTGTACTCTCCGCGGCAGCTCTCGCCATGTCGCTCACGGCCTGCAAATCTTCCGGTAACGGAGCTAATCAGAACTTTGTCCTCAATGGGGCGGGCAGCACCTTCGTCTATCCGGTCATGTCGCACTGGGCGCAGTCCTACAACGACCTCCACAACAACGTCCAGATCAACTACCAGTCCATCGGCTCCGGCGGCGGAGTGCAGCAGGTCAAGAACGGCACCGTCGACTTCGGCGCCTCCGACTACGCGCTCACCGACGCGCAACTCGCCGGCATGAAGCCCGTCCTCCAGGTCCCCGAGACCGCCGGCCCCGTCTGCATCACCTACAACCTGCCCGGCCTCGCAAAGCCGCTCCAGCTCTCGTCGGACGCCATTACCGGCATCTTCCTCGGCAAGATCACCACCTGGCACGACCCCATCCTCGTCAAGGACAACCCCGGCATCAACCTGCCCAACTCCAAGATCGTCGTCGCGCACCGCACCGACGGCTCGGGCACCACCGCCGCCTTCACCACCTATCTCTCCGCTGTCTCCCCCGAGTGGAAGAGCAAGGTCGGTCAGGGCGGCGCGGTCAACTGGCCCGCTGGCGTCGGCGCCAAAGGCTCTGAGGGAGTCACCGAGCAGGTCCGTCAGTTTCCCGGCGGCATCGGCTACGTCGAGCTCACCTATGCGCAACAGAACAAGCTGCCCATCGCCAGCGTCCGCAATCTCGCGGGCAACTACGTGCAGCCCAGCACAGCCAGTACCACTGCGGCCATCGCTGCTTTCTCCGACCAGTTGAGCAAGGACCCGCGCAGCCCCATCGTCAACCCACCGGCCAGTGCGGCCCAGGCCTACCCCATCTCCATCCTCACCTTCCTGCTCATCCCCAAGGACGGCACTGACCAGGCCAAGCGCACCGCGCTCAAGGGCTTCGTGCAGTACATCATCGGCGACGGTCAGGCCACCGCAGGACAACTCAACTACGCGCCACTCCCCGACGGCGTCAAACAGTACGACCAGCAGACCCTCAATCAGATGACCGTCAACGGCCAGCCCATCCCGTAA
- a CDS encoding DUF4097 family beta strand repeat-containing protein — protein MSAYPPPPPMGGAPPPAGGPYPPYDRNAARAQYRAQQAAYRAQQKMQRIAWKAQRRATRRTSIVGPLILLGLGVYFLLVELHRVSAFYALEWFGHWWPVVLIAAGVILLAEWALDRDRAAEMGCPRSIGGGIVFLLVLLILTGLASQAALRGLEWKHQKFGEGFGKLDQVLGNRSDSYDDVSSAIAANGLLVIRNPHGDVTVNGTSTDGQMHVSIHKSAYAWNEADVQTKMKQLEPAIQHDGNTTTLSVAGVVGGQADLTVTMPPSSGITVNADHGDVTVSELQKPVTISANHGDVDVREIAGDLQATINDDDASVSVKDMTGSVTINGHTGDINVNNVTGPVAMQGDFYGTTDLQNVSGSVRFDTSRTHFQAAKLGDEFSVESDSLNASALTGPVVLKTTDKNITLDRVQGSVDVINRNGEVNVTSVAPLGTVSIQNTHGSVDVGLPPGSSFKVDASTRNGDMENDFGLSQQDNDDNHTLHGSVGGGSTKVTISTTDGDVTLRKVTAAPMPPAPPAPPAMTEKAPKAPAAPKAPKAPVSDKAPKSYSF, from the coding sequence ATGAGCGCGTATCCACCACCACCGCCTATGGGCGGAGCACCACCGCCTGCGGGCGGACCGTATCCTCCCTATGACCGCAACGCGGCGCGGGCACAGTATCGCGCACAGCAAGCTGCCTACCGGGCACAGCAGAAGATGCAGCGCATTGCCTGGAAGGCCCAGCGCAGGGCGACGCGACGGACCTCGATCGTTGGCCCACTGATCCTGCTGGGGCTTGGTGTGTACTTTTTGCTGGTGGAGCTGCACCGCGTGTCGGCGTTCTATGCGCTGGAATGGTTCGGTCACTGGTGGCCGGTGGTACTGATTGCCGCAGGCGTGATCCTGCTGGCGGAGTGGGCGCTCGACCGCGATCGCGCGGCTGAGATGGGCTGCCCGCGCTCGATTGGCGGCGGCATTGTGTTTCTGCTGGTGCTGCTGATTCTCACGGGGCTGGCCTCGCAGGCGGCGCTGCGCGGGCTGGAGTGGAAGCATCAGAAGTTCGGTGAGGGGTTCGGCAAGCTGGATCAGGTACTGGGCAATCGCAGCGACTCCTACGACGATGTGAGCTCGGCGATTGCGGCAAATGGGCTGCTGGTGATCCGCAACCCGCACGGCGATGTGACGGTGAACGGCACCAGCACCGACGGCCAGATGCACGTGAGCATCCACAAGAGCGCGTACGCCTGGAACGAGGCGGACGTACAGACCAAGATGAAGCAGCTGGAGCCGGCGATCCAGCACGACGGCAATACGACGACGCTGAGCGTTGCCGGCGTCGTGGGTGGCCAGGCCGACCTGACCGTGACTATGCCGCCAAGCAGCGGCATTACGGTGAACGCCGATCACGGTGATGTGACGGTGAGCGAATTGCAGAAGCCGGTGACGATCTCCGCCAACCACGGCGATGTGGATGTGAGGGAGATCGCTGGCGACTTGCAGGCCACGATCAATGATGACGATGCATCGGTTTCCGTGAAGGATATGACGGGCTCCGTGACGATCAACGGGCACACAGGGGATATAAACGTCAACAATGTGACCGGACCGGTGGCAATGCAGGGAGACTTTTACGGCACGACCGATCTGCAGAACGTGAGCGGCTCAGTGCGCTTCGACACAAGCCGTACGCACTTTCAGGCGGCAAAGCTGGGCGATGAGTTCTCCGTGGAGAGCGATAGCTTGAACGCTAGCGCGTTGACAGGGCCGGTGGTGCTGAAGACCACCGACAAGAACATTACCCTGGATCGGGTGCAGGGCAGCGTAGACGTGATCAACAGGAATGGCGAAGTGAATGTGACGAGCGTGGCCCCGCTAGGCACTGTCTCCATACAGAACACGCATGGCTCGGTAGATGTAGGGCTGCCGCCTGGGTCATCCTTCAAGGTGGACGCGAGCACGCGCAACGGCGATATGGAGAACGACTTTGGGCTGTCGCAGCAAGACAACGACGACAACCACACGCTGCACGGCTCGGTAGGGGGGGGCAGCACCAAGGTAACGATCTCGACCACTGATGGCGATGTGACGCTACGGAAGGTGACTGCGGCCCCGATGCCTCCGGCGCCACCAGCACCGCCCGCGATGACGGAGAAGGCTCCCAAGGCGCCGGCAGCGCCCAAAGCTCCGAAGGCACCGGTGAGTGACAAGGCGCCGAAGAGTTACTCGTTCTAA
- a CDS encoding phosphotransferase, with amino-acid sequence MVARTFVPPASARWNVAIKADSESIICHHDLAPWNLVRDGAKWVFIDWDGSGPGSLLWDLAYAAQSFVPLMANGDPVSDAKRLGHIVAGYGLSEAEIAAFIPVLATRTRAMYQLLYQSSLTGHQPWARLYQEGHGTYWEQAAIYIEQNAERWSTALRVLPPLYSNQK; translated from the coding sequence GTGGTTGCACGCACCTTTGTGCCTCCTGCGTCGGCTCGCTGGAACGTCGCCATCAAAGCGGACAGTGAATCTATAATCTGTCACCACGATCTTGCGCCCTGGAACCTTGTGCGTGACGGTGCCAAGTGGGTGTTTATTGATTGGGATGGTAGCGGGCCCGGCTCACTTCTGTGGGACCTGGCCTATGCAGCGCAGAGTTTCGTCCCTTTGATGGCGAACGGAGATCCCGTATCAGATGCGAAGCGGCTTGGTCACATCGTTGCCGGTTATGGCTTGAGCGAAGCTGAGATCGCAGCATTCATCCCAGTTCTAGCGACCCGTACACGGGCGATGTATCAGTTGCTCTATCAGAGTTCGCTAACGGGGCATCAACCGTGGGCCCGGCTCTATCAGGAAGGCCATGGAACCTACTGGGAGCAGGCTGCGATCTACATAGAACAAAACGCGGAGCGCTGGTCCACAGCGCTCCGCGTTTTGCCGCCTCTTTATTCAAACCAAAAGTAA
- a CDS encoding AraC family transcriptional regulator has product MKRQDIESPQGRVAVVRGRHLVPLLVSQEATPTRLQPWNGVVLEQHRVAPGEILEHEHPTLCLHLQLAGTQSFEWWERGKNAVEPTRPGSLIVIPPGTRDRLRWQGHSERLVLSIENEPLEKLASQLGAQHPLEIKSAWSLFDSSLQHLMTEMGRETREGWPLGALYADLLALGLQTSLLRNHSNQQISPPFKGRLSLSLLKRAMEYITANLAEDIGLGQIARELGLSESHFAHEFRTSTGATPYQYLLQQRMEKAKALLRTTKLPIQNVSVLAGFRYPANFVRTFRQREGQSPDAWRRGQSGHYSMKIR; this is encoded by the coding sequence ATGAAGAGGCAGGATATCGAAAGCCCGCAGGGACGCGTCGCCGTTGTCCGTGGTCGCCATCTGGTCCCCTTGCTTGTCTCACAAGAGGCAACTCCGACAAGACTACAGCCGTGGAACGGTGTCGTTCTGGAACAGCATCGTGTGGCACCCGGCGAGATTCTGGAACACGAACACCCTACCCTGTGTCTTCACCTGCAGCTCGCAGGCACTCAAAGTTTCGAGTGGTGGGAGCGTGGCAAGAACGCGGTCGAACCAACGCGGCCGGGCTCTCTGATTGTCATTCCTCCCGGCACACGCGATCGTCTGCGCTGGCAGGGCCATTCCGAAAGGCTGGTCCTCTCCATTGAGAATGAGCCGCTGGAGAAGCTGGCCTCACAGCTGGGAGCGCAGCATCCCCTGGAGATAAAGTCAGCCTGGTCCCTCTTTGACTCGTCCCTGCAACACCTGATGACGGAGATGGGAAGAGAGACCCGCGAGGGCTGGCCGCTTGGCGCACTTTACGCGGACCTGCTGGCGTTGGGGCTGCAGACCAGCCTGCTCAGGAACCACTCCAATCAGCAGATCTCTCCGCCTTTCAAGGGTCGCCTCAGCCTGTCTCTCCTCAAGCGGGCCATGGAATACATCACCGCCAATCTCGCCGAAGACATTGGACTCGGACAGATTGCACGCGAGCTGGGGCTTAGTGAGTCCCACTTCGCGCATGAGTTTCGGACCTCGACCGGCGCGACTCCCTATCAATATCTGCTGCAGCAGCGTATGGAAAAAGCGAAGGCTCTGCTCAGAACCACGAAATTGCCGATCCAGAACGTCAGTGTCCTTGCGGGTTTTCGCTACCCGGCCAACTTCGTACGGACATTCCGTCAACGCGAAGGGCAGTCACCGGATGCCTGGCGCAGGGGCCAGAGCGGGCATTACTCCATGAAAATCCGGTAA
- a CDS encoding MarC family protein → MFGPNPASALEHSVYVRFSLLALSSIFFLVDPFAALPTFLGVTAGYDAARRVRTARKASLTAFVILSVFAFAGQFIFRLFGITLPAFEIAGGIILLLIGLDMLEAKRSPTQETSPETVAAAEKDDVGIVPMGIPMLAGPGSIATVMVLVGQAQTHWQMVAIIGAIAITAAICFVVLGSATRVAALLGDTGIRILVRIMGLLLVALAVQYFVNGLQDLNVIERL, encoded by the coding sequence ATGTTCGGCCCCAACCCAGCCTCGGCCCTTGAGCACTCGGTTTATGTGCGCTTCTCTCTGCTTGCGCTCAGCTCGATCTTCTTTCTCGTGGACCCCTTTGCCGCGCTGCCGACCTTCCTGGGTGTGACTGCGGGCTACGATGCGGCACGTCGTGTTCGCACCGCGCGCAAGGCCTCACTTACGGCGTTCGTCATTCTGAGTGTGTTCGCCTTTGCGGGCCAGTTCATCTTCCGGCTCTTCGGCATCACGCTGCCGGCGTTTGAGATCGCCGGCGGCATTATCCTGCTGCTCATCGGGTTGGACATGCTGGAAGCCAAACGCTCGCCGACACAGGAGACCAGTCCAGAGACAGTGGCGGCTGCTGAAAAGGACGATGTCGGCATCGTGCCTATGGGTATCCCCATGCTTGCCGGGCCGGGTTCGATTGCGACTGTGATGGTGCTCGTCGGCCAGGCACAGACGCACTGGCAGATGGTTGCCATTATCGGCGCCATTGCAATTACTGCGGCGATCTGCTTCGTGGTGCTTGGCAGCGCTACCCGGGTGGCTGCACTACTGGGGGACACGGGCATTCGCATCCTCGTCCGCATTATGGGCCTGCTGCTGGTAGCGCTTGCCGTACAGTACTTCGTCAACGGCCTGCAGGACTTGAATGTGATAGAACGGCTGTAA